GAGGTCAGGAAGGCGCGTCGCCCGGCGGGGCCAACCGCGGGATCAGCCTGGCCGCCCCCGGCAACGGCCACTGCGGAGGCAATCACCACCTTCTGGTTCGGCCAGATCACCAGCCACACGTTCAAGAACATGATCGTGCCGAGAATGCCGCCGGTCAGGATTGCGGCGCCGTAAGACGACGGAATGAAGCCGCTACGCGCGACGCTCCAATTGTTCAGCAGGATCATCAGACCGACGATGAAGGTTCCCATCCCGCCCCAGCGAAACCACCACAGTGCCCGTGGCACGAGTTTCTGCGTCACCGCGTTCTTGGTGGCGGCATCCGTCTCCGCGAAAAATGGGACTTGGACGAAATTGAAGTAGTACAGCAGGCCGATCCAGGCGATGCCAAAAAGGAAGTGTAGCCAACGCAGGATCATGAGGCCCAGATTCCCTTCGAGCATGGAGCCCTCCTTGTCTGCAGTCTGCGGCGGACGCTCGCGGTCGCCGGCGGTGTCGGATGGTTACCGAGGAGAATGAACCAGTTTGTTTGTCAAGGGTCAAGACGCCGGGCTTCCAGCCGTCAGTGTCCGGCCGCGTGCGGCTTCCGCTTGACGCGGCTGCACTCCGGGCAGAGACCGTAAAAGGTCAGGGCGTGCGCCCGCACTTGGTAGCCCGACTGGCTGAGCCGGGAGCAATCCGGGGACGTCTCGGTCGCTTGCATCAAGTCGGCCACCATCCCGCAACGTTCGCACAAGAAATGGTCGTGATCCTCCAGCATGCCGTCGTGCCGCGCCGGCCGGTCTGCCAGGTGGACGACACGGAGCTGCTGCTGCGCGGCTAACTTTTGCAGATTGCGGTACACGGTGCCCAGGCTGATGCGCGGTAACCGCCGGCGCACCCGCGTGTAGACTTCTTCAGCGGTGGGATGATCGTGGGCCGTACTGACGACCTCGCAGATGGCGGCGAGCTGGCGGGTTCGACGCGTCTTCACGCCGCCTCCAGATCGCGCGCCAACGATCGGCGCACGGCGCCGT
The Candidatus Binatia bacterium genome window above contains:
- a CDS encoding urate hydroxylase PuuD; protein product: MLEGNLGLMILRWLHFLFGIAWIGLLYYFNFVQVPFFAETDAATKNAVTQKLVPRALWWFRWGGMGTFIVGLMILLNNWSVARSGFIPSSYGAAILTGGILGTIMFLNVWLVIWPNQKVVIASAVAVAGGGQADPAVGPAGRRAFLTSRTNTMFSVPMLFFMGAARHYPHFSQSRGGVVAWVVLCGGIVAFLEYNALVGTQGPMKKPLETISGVIRAGIVLTLVLFLILRFL
- a CDS encoding transcriptional repressor: MKTRRTRQLAAICEVVSTAHDHPTAEEVYTRVRRRLPRISLGTVYRNLQKLAAQQQLRVVHLADRPARHDGMLEDHDHFLCERCGMVADLMQATETSPDCSRLSQSGYQVRAHALTFYGLCPECSRVKRKPHAAGH